From one Lolium rigidum isolate FL_2022 chromosome 4, APGP_CSIRO_Lrig_0.1, whole genome shotgun sequence genomic stretch:
- the LOC124648733 gene encoding uncharacterized protein LOC124648733 codes for MEANKRKLRIRDEEEDAWSRRLATMRERRREKMWKEKRNLEKAAETDSSFVLLPGANLFFTDPKAFFDEIYKDEKPAPNKVEIPTLDRFETPTIFHTRRLLPIREPGSKAVLSAAKSLLGISSSLCGEPLKRCSGFWIDFDEGSKTGTVLTTAHLIRTNDTSTDVWIDEAHYDSKAKVTVQLLDGTTAEGQLLYYQPHYDLAVLSVKVDQPVHLPSFNEGVKFSQKVFRLGRDNSLKLRITYGRAAYFNPDMYERYHNMYFDCADHDSDSDEDDDDDDDDNEYDDGGIVIDLDGAVVGMVNISCTLGSFIPSSILLKCWASWKSKGRILRPHLGMIFEAIKLLEPAFVDDIWRAYNIDDGLIVQEVSKGSYAEKIGIERGDIIESFNGSCISTTVELENMLMSISNDSLDSQKCLNNEVHFSVVVFHTLRKQRTASLLTANVSECGEVIVKEPEKVGIASFHLVGDAQLWYGHYKDVYGPPPWHRFTELVHTQFGPPSRSNALGELILLKCTSLVADFNKHFNALLGRAPCLPLPNRL; via the exons ATGGAGGCGAATAAGAGGAAACTACGGATCAGGGATGAGGAGGAAGATGCGTGGAGCCGGAGACTAGCAACAATGCGAGAGAGGAGAAGGGAGAAGAtgtggaaggagaagaggaatcTTGAGAAGGCGGCAGAAACGGACTCATCTTTTGTTCTGCTGCCAGGGGCGAACCTTTTTTTCACCGACCCCAAGGCGTTCTTCGACGAGATTTACAAAGATGAGAAACCAG CCCCCAACAAGGTGGAAATCCCTACTCTTGATCGCTTCGAAACTCCGACCATTTTTCACACCCGGCGGTTGCTCCCAATCCGTGAACCTGGAAGCAAGGCGGTGCTCTCCGCCGCTAAATCTCTACTTGGGATCTCATCCTCTCTCT GTGGCGAGCCGCTCAAACGGTGCTCTGGTTTCTGGATTGACTTCGACGAGGGGAGCAAAACCGGCACTGTGTTGACGACCGCACATCTCATTCGCACAAATGACACCAGCACTGACGTCTGGATAGACGAAGCACATTACGATTCGAAAGCTAAG GTCACCGTTCAATTGCTAGATGGCACCACTGCAGAGGGACAGCTACTCTACTACCAGCCCCATTATGATCTTGCTGTCTTGAGTGTTAAAGTGGATCAACCAGTTCATTTGCCATCTTTTAACGAAGGAGTAAAATTTTCTCAGAAGGTTTTTCGGCTAGGGAGAGACAATTCATTGAAACTAAGGATAACATATGGTCGGGCAGCATATTTTAATCCAGACATGTATGAGCGGTACCACAACATGTACTTTGATTGTGCAGATcatgatagtgatagtgatgaggatgatgatgatgatgatgatgataacgaG TATGACGATGGAGGGATAGTCATTGACTTGGATGGAGCGGTGGTTGGAATGGTCAACATTAGTTGCACATTAGGGTCTTTTATCCCTTCTTCCATTTTGCTCAAGTGTTGGGCTTCATGGAAGAGTAAAGG GAGAATCCTTCGGCCCCACCTAGGAATGATATTTGAGGCCATCAAGCTTCTAGAACCTGCCTTTGTTGATGATATATGGCGTGCATATAACATTGATGACGGTCTTATTGTTCAAGAG GTGTCGAAAGGATCTTATGCTGAAAAGATTGGCATCGAAAGAGGTGATATTATTGAATCTTTCAATGGAAGCTGTATTTCTACTACAGTTGAG TTGGAAAATATGTTGATGAGTATATCCAATGACTCTTTGGACAGTCAAAAGTGCCTTAATAATGAAGTTCATTTTTCG GTTGTGGTATTTCACACGCTAAGAAAACAACGAACGGCATCTTTGTTGACAGCAAATGTATCAGAATGTGGAGAAGTTATAGTAAAAG AACCTGAGAAGGTGGGTATTGCCTCCTTCCATCTCGTGGGCGACGCCCAGTTGTGGTATGGCCACTACAAGGATGTCTACGGCCCGCCTCCATGGCACCGGTTTACTGAGTTGGTTCACACCCAATTTGGTCCACCTTCACGTAGCAACGCCCTTGGTGAGCTCATCTTGCTCAAGTGCACGAGCCTGGTGGCAGACTTCAACAAGCATTTCAATGCCTTACTTGGTCGTGCGCCGTGCCTACCGCTGCCCAACAGGTTATGA